The sequence tttctttcattttctttatatccaAACACTACTTTTACAAATATCACCTTACCCAACCGCTGTCCTATCTTAGCCGCTACACCAGCACACTTCACTGCTTTCTTTGCTGTATCAATATTGATAGCCAGTCTTCCATCAGGCAATCGGgtcactttattttattttatttttgggttgaaCACCAATATAAACTTAtcccaaaaaaacataaaaaataccaATATAAACTctaatatattcttaaaaaaaaaaaaaaaaggtaaatatgaGCTTTTCAAGTTGTAGCAGAAAGAAATGGATCATatctttaatgtttttttttttttttgggaacaatCACATACGTTTTGACGATCAATCACATTCATGATTCAACTGAAATTAATCAATGTAGCGTTGTTGAACAGGGGCGGCTAGGAAAACAATCGCTTTCCGGTTTGtgcaatctctctctctctctctctctctctctctctctctctcttatgtaACTATTTGGAAAACTATAAAGCCGCAAACATTATATAAATCACACTTGAATCCAATCATTTTAGAGTCAGCTTTCATTTCAATTTCATTCCTTTGCTAGCTTACAAATTTTCTATTTCCTAATAAaggtaataattgttttatattttctacAAAAGCATTTTACTATTTGTTTAAAATCAGAGAACGCCACCTGTCTGTTACTATACACGTGGAACATAGACAACCAATTAGCGTTCCTCAAAGGTCAACAACTCTGTTGTGTGATTTTTGTCCTAAGAAAACACAGATAATGTTTGTGtgtgcatataatatatattcatatacattgctactaagaaaaataataaacaaagaatGGAGAAGCAGAAGCAAAAGTGTAGAGTTTGTGTTACAGGGGGTTCTGGGTATATTGGTTCttggatagtgaaaaggctacCTGAAAAGGGTTATAATGTCCATGCAACTCTCAGGAATTTGGGTCTCTGTTTCTGTCTCTGTTCTTTTTGTTTATATGGGTGACCCTCTTTAGGCTCTTATCAATGTGATCTTATGGTTTTTAGAGGATGCATCAAAAGTGGGAGTTTTAAAGTCTCTTCCTCACGCAGAGACCAGTCTGGTGCTATTCCAAGCTGATATATACAATCCCATTGACTTTGAGCATGCAATTAAAGGGTGTGAGTTTGTTTTCCATGTGGCCACTCCTATGCTGCACAACTCTCAAACCTCTCTGGTCAGTCCCATCTTAATCATCAATTTAACTCgtcaaattaattttgtgatcATGATTATTAACACTTTTCAAAGGGCTTAAAACTACAGTACAAGGACACTGCTGAAGCTGCTGTAGCTGGGGTTAGATGCATTGCTAATTCTTGCATTCGATCACAGACCGTCAAGCGGCTCACCTACACCGCGAGCTGCATGTCCACTTCGTAACTGGGGGAAGATGGTGCCGGAATCAAGTCTTGTGTTGATGAATCCTGTTGGACACCTCTTAATGTTTCATTTACTTATGCCAGTGATTTTATGTTGGTATGctgttttcttcctttttttttttaattcaaatttctCACTTAAGGGTGAATTTACCATTTAGTTTTACACATATAAACTATTTTCTGAATACTATTTTTTATGTAGTTTTGTTGAATGGAATTGACAAAAGTAGTCATACGTTctgaataatgaaaaaaaaaaaaaaacaaaaaaaccaaaacagcaTACAAAGTAATTCTAAATAAACTTATTTAAGTGTGTATGCTTAGTTTTGTTAAATTCATTTATTGAGACGTATCATTGAAGTAATCGAACAAGAAAATTATAGCTTAGGATTAATCCCAATGAAAATATATTGTATGGTCAAAACTATGAAAAGGtagttatcaaaatatatatatatatatatatatatatatatgaaaacacgattttgtttttggttttttctttggGTTTTTTGAAGGCATATAAAAGATCAAAGACATTGGCAGAGAAAGAAGTATTGAGCtacaatgaaattgaaaatggtATACTAGAAGTGATAACCATTCCATGTGGTGTAGTGGGGCAGATCAGCCTCTTCCTCCCTATCTTAATGCAACTGTCGGATCACTATTGGCACAGCTTACCGGGAATTTAACTGGTTACAATCCATTGAAAACTGTGCAAGAAAATACAGGTTCAATTCCTCTTGTACACATTGAAGATGTTTGTGAAGCACATATCTTCTGCACGAAACAACCTTCATTGAGAGGTAGATTCTTCTGTTCAGTGGTCAATCCCGCTCTCAAAGAAATTGCTCTCTACTTCTAAGAAAACTACCCGGAATACAAGATTGCAAAAGAGTAAGAACACTacatatagctttttcctactgtgCATGCCAATCCTACACTATAAAGGTGTGCCACCAATTTTTTGTCGACAATAAACTAATGGCATAACCCTTATAGTGTGGGACTGATgtttttttttgcaaataaCTCGCTATATATGCATCAATCTCCTTAATGATCATCTATGGTATTCTTTAgtttttttgaaactttttatatgtttttaataagAGCTTAATCTGTTTAgttataaattccatataattACCATATTTGCCATTAATTTTAGATTCATAGAAGAACCAGAGAAAGGAAGCGTACACGATTTCACGAAGCTGATCAAGATGGGTTTTGAGTAAAAATATGGTATGAAGAAGATATTAGATGACAGTATAAAGTATGGAAAGCGAATTGGAGCTGTCTAATAAGTGAATCCAAAGATTAGTTATGTGGGATActtgtctttttctctttttcctt comes from Ziziphus jujuba cultivar Dongzao chromosome 6, ASM3175591v1 and encodes:
- the LOC107430001 gene encoding LOW QUALITY PROTEIN: NADPH HC-toxin reductase 1 (The sequence of the model RefSeq protein was modified relative to this genomic sequence to represent the inferred CDS: deleted 2 bases in 1 codon; substituted 2 bases at 2 genomic stop codons), whose protein sequence is MEKQKQKCRVCVTGGSGYIGSWIVKRLPEKGYNVHATLRNLEDASKVGVLKSLPHAETSLVLFQADIYNPIDFEHAIKGCEFVFHVATPMLHNSQTSLYKDTAEAAVAGVRCIANSCIRSQTVKRLTYTASCMSTSLGFLKAYKRSKTLAEKEVLSYNEIENGILEVITIPCGVVGDQPLPPYLNATVGSLLAQLTGNLTGYNPLKTVQENTGSIPLVHIEDVCEAHIFCTKQPSLRGRFFCSVVNPALKEIALYFXENYPEYKIAKEFIEEPEKGSVHDFTKLIKMGFEXKYGMKKILDDSIKYGKRIGAV